A single genomic interval of Mauremys reevesii isolate NIE-2019 linkage group 24, ASM1616193v1, whole genome shotgun sequence harbors:
- the IGFLR1 gene encoding IGF-like family receptor 1 — MAGSVQGGDGKWGGRLRGGSTTEFSCLTEVSSEANTRATCQPRRPWGTAGRRIHTLGRGPSTSQPSPQHTHTVLAMLLPLLLCLLPSALLPPGACTRAQSSRSSKCSHLQYWHLQAQACVPCETGYAHKVPLHGLEFTVNCGMRDTGGRFASPTQECPSKSFNDGRFLLCQPCSQCPPGAELSPCTRLQDARCCPPGQQRGPDGRCRPRCCFPTEQCHPAVRADIDCDRPTEAPGAESSASLPPCWPGASPTSPTWLPSAEGPGGSGRAPGSASTPASGTPGAPESCSDTAGYGGYVALLTLLLLLLVLLTGSFALLVWTKRGWCPRQASSSMAKPNLLLCPQSAEETSGIKAPTTGHAGRWGAPLQHLLDNPDVLEELIMLLDPEGKAGAGTRHLAARYGLSATWTDYAYSLRSTRSPLRATLETVAARQPDATLGQLAGLLAAMGRKDALQVLEGVQVGV; from the exons ATGGCAGGAAGTGTGCAGGGTGGAGACGGGAAATGGGGGGGCCGGCTGAGGGGGGGCAGCACCACGGAGTTCTCATGCCTTACAGAGGTGAGCAGCGAAGCAAACACGCGTGCAACTTGCCAGCCCAGACGACCGTGGGGCACAGCAGGACGGAGGATACACACGCTGGGCCGGG GTCCCAGCActtcccagccctccccccaacacacacacacggtccttgccatgctgctgcccctgctgctctgcctcctgcccagcgccctgctgccccccGGCGCCTGCACGAGGGCCCAGAGCTCCCGGTCCAGCAAGTGCAGCCACCTGCAGTACTGGCACCTGCAGGCCCAGGCCTGCGTCCCCTGTGAGACCGGCTACGCACACAAAGTCCCACTGCAcg GACTGGAGTTCACCGTGAACTGCGGCATGAGGGACACAGGCGGCCGCTTCGCATCTCCCACCCAGGAGTGTCCCTCCAAATCCTTCAACGATGGGCGATTCCTGCtgtgccagccctgctcccagtgcccgcCGGGCGCcgagctcagcccctgcacccgcctgCAGGACGCCCGGTGCTGCCCCCCCGG GCAGCAGCGGGGGCCGGATGGGAGGTGCCGGCCTCGGTGCTGCTTCCCCACCGAGCAGTGTCACCCTGCGGTCCGGGCTGACATCGACTGCGACAGACCAACGGAG GCTCCCGGCGCCGAGTCTTCTGCCTCCCTCCCGCCGTGCTGGCCTGGGGCCTCCCCCACGTCCCCCACTTGGCTTCCGTCTGCAGAGGGACCGGGGGGCTCTGGCCGCGCCCCGGGCTCTGCTTCTACCCCCGCCTCTGGGACCCCTGGAGCGCCCGAATCCTGCAGCGACACGGCAG GCTATGGCGGGTATGTCGCTCTTctgacgctgctgctgctgcttctggtgctgctgactgggtcCTTCGCCCTCCTTGTCTGGACAAAGCGTGGCTGGTGCCCCCGCCAGG CCTCCAGCTCCATGGCTAAGCCCAATCTGCTGCTTTGCCCCCAGAGTGCAGAGGAGACATCTGGCATCAAAGCACCCACCACTGGCCATGCAG GCCGGTGGGGGGCACCACTGCAGCACCTGCTAGATAACCCGGATGTGCTGGAGGAGCTGATCATGCTGCTGGACCCTGAAGGCAAGGCCGGGGCAGGTACCCGGCACCTGGCTGCCCGCTACGGCCTCTCAGCCACCTGGACTGACTATGCCTATTCCCTGCGCAGCACGCGCAGCCCCCTGCGTGCCACCCTAGAGACAGTGGCTGCCCGCCAGCCTGATGCCACGCTGGGGCAGCTGGCTGGGCTGCTGGCTGCCATGGGGCGCAAGGATGCCCTacaggtgctggagggggtgcaggtgggggtgtgA